In Siniperca chuatsi isolate FFG_IHB_CAS linkage group LG16, ASM2008510v1, whole genome shotgun sequence, the following proteins share a genomic window:
- the LOC122863094 gene encoding spermatogenesis-associated protein 45-like produces MSGSEERALLELNLRRETFCKVEMNPRQSWERTERRHYRSHLRTSPVLVTALTAGQQRRAACSERPPPAKLPERRHFEESYKSHLV; encoded by the exons atgtccGGATCTGAAGAGCGGGCTCTCCTGGAGCTGAACCTGCGGAGGGAGACGTTCTGTAAGGTGGAGATGAACCCCCGGCAGTCCTGGGAGAGGACCGAGAGGAGACATTACCGGAGTCACCTGCGGACAAGCCCGGTCCTCGTCACCGCTCTGACCGCCGGACAGCAGCGCAGGGCGGCCTGCAGCGAGCGTCCGCCCCCCGCCAAGCTTCCGGAGAGAAGGCACTTCGAGGAGAGCT atAAATCACACCTGGTGTAG